One part of the Tunicatimonas pelagia genome encodes these proteins:
- the tnpA gene encoding IS66 family insertion sequence element accessory protein TnpA — MAHFRTEQKMFPVVEAWQSSGQTQKAFCAAHNISVSVLAYWLRRYRDHHVDESDESVGFVPVRMDVSGPAALEVSLPSGAVLRFAQVVPVGYLKALL, encoded by the coding sequence ATGGCACATTTTCGTACTGAGCAAAAGATGTTTCCTGTAGTGGAAGCTTGGCAGAGCAGTGGACAAACGCAAAAAGCGTTCTGCGCTGCGCATAATATTTCTGTTTCGGTGTTGGCCTACTGGCTACGGCGTTACCGCGATCACCACGTTGATGAGAGCGATGAGTCCGTTGGTTTTGTTCCCGTCCGTATGGATGTATCCGGTCCGGCAGCCCTGGAAGTGAGTTTACCTTCGGGGGCGGTGTTGCGTTTTGCACAAGTAGTACCGGTGGGGTATCTGAAAGCGTTACTGTAG
- a CDS encoding helix-turn-helix transcriptional regulator: MAFSKNALIRYKTIDKCLQNQYRQWTLPDLMEACSEALYEYEGRAVNVSRRTIQADLQMMRSDKLGYNAPIEVYDKKYYRYADPAYSITDIPLSDTDMQVLSETVEMLKQFKDFSLFSELGGIIQRLEDKVYTEKTSQPAVIHLDKNENLKGLSHLDTLYQAIIKADAEPPARPPQSGSNLCRSPERPPTRP; encoded by the coding sequence ATGGCTTTTAGTAAGAATGCCCTGATTCGCTACAAAACAATTGACAAGTGTTTACAAAATCAGTACCGACAATGGACATTGCCTGACCTAATGGAAGCCTGTTCGGAGGCTTTGTACGAATACGAAGGGCGAGCGGTCAATGTCAGTCGACGTACGATTCAGGCTGACTTACAGATGATGCGCAGTGATAAATTGGGCTATAATGCCCCGATTGAGGTGTATGACAAAAAGTACTATCGGTATGCTGATCCAGCCTATTCTATTACCGATATTCCGCTATCGGATACTGATATGCAGGTATTATCAGAAACGGTAGAAATGCTGAAGCAATTCAAAGACTTTTCTCTTTTCTCGGAGCTAGGGGGTATCATTCAACGACTAGAAGACAAAGTATATACGGAGAAGACCAGCCAGCCCGCTGTTATTCATTTAGATAAAAATGAGAATCTTAAAGGCTTATCTCATCTGGATACACTCTATCAGGCAATTATTAAAGCCGATGCTGAACCTCCTGCGCGACCTCCGCAATCCGGTTCAAATCTTTGCCGCTCACCTGAACGACCACCGACCCGTCCTTAG
- a CDS encoding RtcB family protein: MEITGKTFVALGYQPGKWFKEALAYANEHQLAGEQLISYLDSVKPIYQPLQDEAADLTVNIHAENDQEQSNVDTVVASMQKLLRTPTMVQGAVMPDACPTGPIGTIPVGGVVIAKNAIHPGMHSADICCSVMLTDLGMIDPKKVLDQAQRVTHFGFGGRIYDKQFSLPTQLKHRFKDNLLLNKEKMLDMAETHLGTQGDGNHFLFVGRSAKTGHTMMVTHHGSRGVGAMLYSQGMKIAEHFRKQISPETLKQNAWIPFDTEEGKQYWQALQIIRDWTKLNHSSLHDATLHGLGMQGYDRYWNEHNFVFQDQDLFYHAKGATPLDEKFLPDSTGSRLIPLNMAEPVLIVQGATTKGNLGFAPHGAGRNISRSAHKRAKQGQTETQIFREETEGLDVRFFSGEIDISELPSAYKNAQTVRTQMQTYGLGNVIDEVLPYGSIMAGDWQKNAPWKRRKKGKKKKQ; encoded by the coding sequence ATGGAAATCACTGGAAAGACATTCGTGGCATTAGGTTATCAACCCGGAAAATGGTTTAAAGAAGCCTTAGCGTACGCCAATGAGCATCAGCTAGCAGGAGAACAACTAATAAGCTATCTAGATAGTGTTAAGCCGATCTACCAACCTTTGCAAGATGAAGCGGCTGATCTAACGGTCAATATTCACGCGGAAAATGACCAAGAGCAAAGTAATGTGGATACTGTAGTAGCGAGTATGCAAAAACTACTGCGTACTCCGACAATGGTGCAAGGAGCAGTAATGCCCGATGCTTGCCCTACTGGGCCTATCGGTACCATTCCGGTCGGCGGGGTCGTCATAGCGAAAAATGCTATTCATCCCGGAATGCATTCGGCTGACATCTGCTGTTCGGTGATGTTAACCGATCTGGGCATGATTGATCCCAAAAAGGTACTAGATCAAGCACAACGGGTAACGCACTTTGGGTTTGGGGGACGAATCTACGATAAGCAGTTCTCGCTACCAACTCAGCTAAAGCATCGCTTTAAAGATAATCTACTGCTGAATAAAGAAAAGATGCTAGATATGGCTGAAACTCATTTGGGTACGCAGGGCGATGGTAATCATTTCCTGTTTGTAGGTCGGTCAGCTAAGACCGGGCATACGATGATGGTGACCCATCACGGATCACGGGGCGTGGGGGCGATGCTCTATAGTCAAGGAATGAAAATTGCGGAGCACTTCCGAAAGCAAATTTCCCCCGAAACGCTAAAGCAAAACGCTTGGATTCCTTTTGATACGGAAGAAGGCAAGCAGTATTGGCAGGCCTTACAAATTATTCGGGATTGGACAAAACTGAACCATAGCAGTTTGCACGATGCTACCCTACACGGTTTAGGAATGCAGGGATATGATCGCTATTGGAATGAGCATAACTTCGTTTTTCAGGATCAGGATCTATTCTACCATGCCAAAGGGGCAACTCCACTGGATGAGAAGTTTTTACCCGATAGTACGGGGTCTCGCCTAATTCCACTGAATATGGCCGAACCGGTACTGATTGTTCAGGGGGCAACTACGAAGGGTAACCTAGGGTTCGCCCCCCACGGGGCAGGGCGTAATATCAGCCGTAGTGCGCATAAACGGGCGAAGCAGGGGCAAACGGAAACCCAAATCTTCCGAGAAGAAACGGAAGGACTAGATGTGCGCTTCTTCTCCGGTGAGATAGACATCTCCGAGTTGCCGTCAGCGTATAAAAACGCGCAGACGGTACGAACGCAAATGCAAACCTATGGACTGGGAAATGTGATTGACGAGGTGCTTCCTTATGGGAGTATTATGGCAGGCGATTGGCAGAAAAATGCCCCTTGGAAACGAAGAAAGAAAGGTAAGAAGAAAAAACAATAG
- a CDS encoding site-specific integrase: MASISLFLDTRNKKSERFPLVLRVAHKGNRKDLPTGYKLAASEWNDSKKVIKSTFGNATRENTRLRKKMSVASEVLLQMEPLLYNLTVRQVGELIQERLDDSAKQAIPAPVLEKHTGKTLLKVYGEKVTARYEKAKRFGMANAIQDAVGLFLRFHGNDELYISEINETFLEDLEADYLGKGNKVNGLGVRLRSIRRVYNLAIKDKDTELSADDYPFGRGKYSIRTERAKKRAVKLDVIEAIRKLSYPEGSSLWHHRNYFLFMFNMRGMNFIDLAFLPTSAASDGRLKYKRRKTKRGSSVKAFDLKITEEARRILDYYADPRGDQGLAFPIMRDVISLEDEERIYKVYKNRLCNHNRRLITIGKSLGISENLTTYVARHTFATAGLHKGVSKAQIGDMLGHTNYYTTEAYFDDFDREVLDDAADQILQ; encoded by the coding sequence ATGGCTTCTATTTCTCTTTTTCTAGATACCAGAAACAAAAAATCTGAGCGGTTTCCGCTGGTACTTCGCGTAGCCCACAAGGGTAATCGTAAGGATTTACCCACGGGCTACAAACTGGCAGCGAGTGAGTGGAATGATAGCAAAAAGGTGATTAAGAGCACTTTTGGCAATGCCACCCGAGAGAACACACGCCTCAGAAAGAAAATGTCCGTTGCCTCGGAAGTACTGCTACAGATGGAACCACTCTTATACAATCTAACGGTTCGCCAAGTAGGAGAACTTATCCAGGAAAGGCTGGATGACTCGGCTAAACAAGCTATTCCTGCTCCGGTCTTGGAGAAACATACGGGCAAAACCTTACTGAAGGTCTACGGAGAAAAGGTGACCGCCCGCTACGAGAAAGCCAAGCGCTTTGGCATGGCTAATGCCATCCAGGATGCTGTTGGGCTTTTCTTGCGATTCCACGGAAATGATGAATTGTACATCTCTGAGATCAATGAAACATTTCTGGAAGACCTAGAAGCCGATTACCTAGGCAAGGGAAATAAAGTTAATGGTTTGGGAGTACGATTGCGATCCATTAGAAGGGTGTACAACCTGGCGATCAAAGACAAGGATACTGAATTATCTGCGGATGATTATCCCTTCGGACGGGGGAAATATTCTATCCGAACCGAACGGGCTAAGAAACGGGCGGTCAAGCTCGACGTAATTGAGGCCATCCGAAAGCTTTCTTATCCCGAAGGATCATCGTTATGGCATCACCGAAATTACTTCCTGTTTATGTTTAACATGCGGGGTATGAATTTTATTGACTTGGCTTTTCTTCCTACTTCAGCGGCTAGCGATGGCCGATTAAAATACAAACGAAGGAAAACGAAGCGAGGAAGTAGTGTCAAAGCGTTTGACTTAAAAATTACCGAAGAAGCCCGGCGAATTTTGGATTATTACGCCGATCCCCGCGGTGACCAGGGGTTGGCCTTTCCTATCATGCGTGATGTCATTAGCCTGGAAGACGAGGAGCGAATATACAAGGTGTACAAAAACCGATTATGCAATCACAACCGGCGACTAATTACCATCGGTAAGTCATTAGGAATCAGCGAAAACCTCACTACCTACGTGGCACGCCACACGTTTGCCACGGCCGGACTTCATAAAGGCGTTTCTAAAGCGCAGATCGGAGATATGCTTGGTCATACTAACTACTACACCACTGAAGCGTATTTTGACGATTTCGATAGGGAAGTGTTAGATGATGCGGCTGACCAAATTCTGCAATAG
- the tnpB gene encoding IS66 family insertion sequence element accessory protein TnpB (TnpB, as the term is used for proteins encoded by IS66 family insertion elements, is considered an accessory protein, since TnpC, encoded by a neighboring gene, is a DDE family transposase.) has translation MLMSLAKRIFLYSHSVDMRKGFDGLSGIVSQQMGADVLSGDAYVFVGRRKDRLKLLIWESSGFVLYYKRLEAGTFRLPAGKQAAVALSSAELWALLEGLDVEVKQRRKRYKLSA, from the coding sequence ATGTTGATGAGCTTAGCCAAGCGAATATTCTTGTATTCGCACAGCGTGGACATGCGCAAAGGGTTTGATGGGCTATCGGGCATCGTATCTCAACAGATGGGTGCGGATGTACTGTCGGGGGATGCCTACGTGTTTGTGGGTCGCCGGAAAGACCGCTTGAAGCTGTTGATCTGGGAGTCATCGGGTTTTGTGCTGTATTACAAACGATTAGAAGCCGGAACGTTTCGTTTGCCGGCTGGCAAGCAGGCGGCAGTAGCCTTATCTTCAGCCGAACTGTGGGCACTATTAGAAGGCTTGGATGTAGAAGTAAAACAGCGGCGCAAACGTTACAAATTATCGGCTTAA
- a CDS encoding IPT/TIG domain-containing protein: MPTKIILSSLILCIILLAACQEEEVETSTPSVTDSLPTASPSVVTLDAKVFDEGGVVLSGELITDGSISDYGFIFSADSIFDEYSDNLIFLEDPPKLGRFEASILSSLRGETTYFFRAFIKFGEETIYGETKKFESSGSRCPIISRIAPEQGHLEDTIQLFGKYFGTSTYSSSTHVTFSNQYSRIISIDDSVITCVVPETIVEHQHRVTVTSMGKSAAIPFSLYSPLIELIEPASATFGDTLKLFGQHLDHVAERNTIMLGNAKAEIVTSQRNSLEFIVPDELAENIPSLQLTSQLQTVNAPASFSIILPEIVNAPECSNAYEEITLEGNYFHPVSHQNRVFIEGVKAEVLSGTTQQLIVRVPFGPFPNGSGRIDIGVTDTVVTTEQQICIQDPWLMISNSLPFSFYGDVGTFTINNRVFVVSDPEDYQDQNLYLWEFDEETISWTKETIPFNVQHSGTCVGNGSKGYVYTATSTDNFWEYDPATTTWTQKPDFPGARRDKPTSFSVNGNVYVGLGTDFEPYFEVDYFDFYKFDASLNQWIKVSDFPNDPYTRGRTEASTFVIDQAAYVVGGARTTGSYSAWKYQPSEDQWVSIADFPDARNYTSAFSLDGKGYIANGSPVGGGERKECWEYNPASNTWSPFFDIGHKSRFRGFAFVINGTAYVGGGSGGRYDDLTEYELYKLRK, translated from the coding sequence ATGCCTACTAAAATTATTCTATCATCGCTAATACTGTGTATAATACTTCTTGCAGCCTGTCAGGAAGAAGAAGTTGAGACATCAACCCCGAGTGTTACCGATTCATTGCCTACAGCATCACCTTCCGTGGTTACCTTAGATGCCAAGGTATTTGACGAAGGAGGGGTTGTACTGAGTGGAGAATTGATTACAGACGGGTCTATTAGTGATTATGGTTTTATCTTTTCTGCTGATAGCATATTTGACGAATACAGCGATAATCTGATTTTTCTAGAGGATCCTCCTAAATTGGGTAGGTTTGAAGCGTCTATTTTATCCAGTTTACGAGGCGAAACAACTTATTTTTTTAGAGCCTTTATTAAGTTTGGAGAAGAAACCATATACGGTGAGACTAAGAAGTTTGAGTCTTCGGGAAGCCGATGCCCTATTATCTCTCGTATTGCTCCTGAGCAGGGACATTTAGAAGATACAATTCAACTCTTCGGTAAGTATTTTGGTACTTCTACCTATTCCTCATCTACTCACGTGACGTTTTCCAATCAATACTCGCGTATTATTTCTATTGACGATAGTGTAATTACTTGTGTGGTTCCGGAAACAATTGTAGAACATCAGCATCGGGTAACTGTGACATCAATGGGAAAAAGTGCGGCAATTCCATTTTCGCTTTATTCTCCACTCATAGAACTTATTGAACCTGCTTCAGCCACTTTTGGTGATACACTCAAACTGTTTGGACAACACTTAGATCATGTTGCTGAAAGGAATACGATTATGCTTGGGAATGCTAAAGCGGAAATAGTTACTTCTCAAAGAAACAGCTTAGAATTTATTGTACCAGATGAACTGGCTGAGAACATTCCTTCCTTGCAATTGACTTCCCAATTACAGACAGTAAATGCCCCCGCTAGCTTTAGTATCATTCTTCCAGAAATTGTGAATGCACCCGAATGCAGTAATGCTTACGAAGAAATTACATTGGAAGGTAATTACTTTCATCCTGTGTCTCATCAAAACAGGGTCTTCATTGAGGGAGTAAAAGCGGAAGTTCTTTCTGGTACTACTCAGCAACTAATAGTGCGGGTTCCTTTTGGTCCTTTTCCTAATGGGTCAGGAAGAATAGATATTGGTGTTACGGATACAGTAGTTACGACCGAACAACAAATTTGTATTCAAGACCCTTGGTTAATGATTTCTAATAGTCTTCCATTTAGCTTCTATGGTGATGTAGGAACCTTTACAATAAACAACAGGGTCTTTGTTGTCTCCGATCCTGAAGACTACCAAGATCAAAATCTGTACTTATGGGAATTTGATGAAGAAACTATCTCCTGGACGAAAGAAACTATACCTTTTAATGTGCAACACTCCGGTACCTGCGTTGGAAATGGATCAAAAGGGTACGTATATACTGCTACTTCAACAGATAACTTTTGGGAATATGATCCTGCCACAACAACCTGGACACAAAAACCCGACTTTCCTGGTGCGCGACGCGACAAGCCTACATCGTTTTCTGTAAACGGGAACGTATACGTTGGCCTGGGAACTGACTTTGAGCCCTACTTTGAGGTAGATTACTTTGATTTCTACAAGTTTGATGCTTCGTTAAACCAGTGGATAAAAGTTAGTGACTTTCCCAACGACCCATATACTAGGGGAAGAACAGAGGCTTCTACCTTTGTTATTGATCAGGCTGCTTACGTAGTGGGCGGAGCCCGTACTACAGGCTCTTACAGTGCGTGGAAGTATCAGCCTAGCGAAGATCAGTGGGTAAGTATTGCTGATTTTCCGGATGCCCGTAACTATACTAGTGCATTTAGCCTGGACGGAAAAGGGTACATTGCTAACGGAAGTCCGGTAGGTGGAGGAGAAAGAAAAGAATGTTGGGAATATAATCCGGCATCGAATACGTGGAGTCCATTCTTTGATATAGGACATAAAAGTCGTTTTCGAGGGTTCGCATTTGTGATAAATGGCACTGCTTATGTTGGAGGTGGATCAGGCGGAAGGTATGATGACCTTACTGAATATGAACTTTACAAATTGAGAAAATAG
- a CDS encoding FG-GAP-like repeat-containing protein → MLEKQNNEEIFRLRDDFTAIKIGDVDNDGQNELLVGIETSYAYSDVYALNENQEIINEYRIYGMNMILGIEIADIDLDNENEVIITSGTNVSGSTDPERYQNYIYVFDGKTGEVEWKSPLLDGISSKVGSVKIGNIDDDEALEVLALQYESRKWETQLLIYDGVSQELTAKFLSINAFDISDLDSDGIDDIVVGMNSGKIGILERDTWEIATTYSGGSDKINSLAAVDFNGDGNQEFVYSDDYKLYIYDPLQLSIKWQSDTINYYGVGRYNSLKVQDLDMDGAIDILLNTGHTLSNYEVIDYESLKYVDSGSQEIITALQPINHEKNLYPMLYPNPFQDKLFIKHFPSSVSTSYQLYLYSLQGEKIHYSQGQLMNNKNLLDAASLSLKGGTYLYRLYIDNTQVYSGLLMKGN, encoded by the coding sequence ATGCTGGAAAAGCAGAATAATGAAGAAATTTTTAGACTTAGAGATGATTTTACGGCTATTAAAATAGGGGATGTAGACAATGACGGACAAAACGAACTGCTGGTTGGAATAGAAACATCGTACGCTTATAGCGATGTTTATGCCCTTAATGAGAATCAAGAAATCATAAATGAGTACCGGATTTACGGAATGAATATGATCTTGGGTATTGAGATTGCAGATATAGACTTGGATAATGAAAATGAAGTAATAATTACTTCAGGCACCAACGTATCAGGAAGTACAGATCCCGAAAGATATCAAAACTATATATATGTCTTTGATGGAAAGACTGGTGAAGTAGAATGGAAAAGTCCATTGTTAGACGGTATTTCTTCAAAGGTGGGCTCTGTCAAGATTGGAAATATTGATGATGACGAAGCATTAGAAGTACTAGCCTTACAGTATGAATCACGTAAATGGGAAACACAGCTATTGATCTATGATGGTGTCAGTCAAGAATTAACCGCTAAGTTTCTGAGCATTAATGCCTTTGATATATCAGATTTGGATAGTGACGGTATCGATGATATTGTGGTTGGAATGAATTCGGGAAAGATTGGAATACTGGAACGCGATACTTGGGAAATAGCTACCACCTACAGTGGGGGATCCGATAAAATCAATAGTCTAGCAGCAGTGGATTTTAATGGAGATGGTAATCAGGAATTTGTTTATTCTGACGACTATAAACTTTATATATATGACCCGTTGCAGTTATCCATCAAATGGCAAAGTGATACCATCAATTACTATGGGGTTGGCCGCTATAACAGTTTAAAAGTACAGGATTTAGATATGGATGGAGCCATCGATATATTACTTAATACCGGTCATACTCTCTCCAACTATGAGGTTATTGACTATGAATCACTAAAATATGTTGATAGCGGATCACAAGAAATTATTACTGCCCTTCAACCTATTAATCATGAAAAAAATCTATACCCAATGTTATATCCAAATCCTTTTCAGGATAAATTATTTATTAAGCATTTCCCATCTTCAGTAAGCACCTCTTATCAACTATATCTTTATTCTTTACAAGGAGAGAAGATACACTATAGCCAAGGACAACTCATGAACAATAAAAACCTACTCGATGCTGCTTCACTATCTTTAAAAGGTGGCACTTATTTATATCGTTTATATATAGATAATACTCAAGTTTATAGCGGACTACTAATGAAGGGTAATTGA
- a CDS encoding FG-GAP repeat domain-containing protein, with translation MRVYLPTINILLVLLSYQSYSQEDPQLNWQFGMLGHDLGEGGILVSDIDGDGTNEIISSGRYSRDYWEPSDFFTVVSYNQVEQRYTTEWISSVIAAKISSMTLYDYNQDGSKELYLGLDDGIIAIYDLKTYKRVRTLDTSFRGKVSVFDPPNIIRHIEFGDVDNNQFIDLVATNGDTTYIFNNDYTLKFKIPKGAPHFKIGNIDSDNKNEIIYSDGDIVEIVDQNVQQKYTFFTEDVGLDIGLAQIDDDGILDVVYGSNNSIYAYNFNTNQLIWESSWESPDQEHYVTGIWLGDYNEDQKTDVLVGDQREDLIFGINGETGKEEFTLKAKTHDPPVNVAVANLDTDAALEIVWSVGAACTCSDHFFIVDLETELQEWQSRHWYSDFKAFDVGDVDNDGDNEIVVAKYPYGELDSDGA, from the coding sequence ATGAGAGTTTATCTACCTACCATAAATATATTACTTGTACTTTTAAGCTATCAGTCTTATTCACAAGAGGATCCGCAACTTAACTGGCAGTTTGGTATGCTTGGCCATGATTTGGGGGAAGGAGGAATCTTAGTATCAGATATTGATGGCGATGGAACTAATGAGATAATTTCTTCTGGGAGATACAGTCGTGATTATTGGGAGCCTTCTGATTTTTTTACTGTAGTATCCTACAACCAGGTGGAACAAAGGTATACAACAGAATGGATTAGTAGTGTCATTGCAGCCAAGATTAGTAGTATGACACTGTATGATTACAATCAGGATGGAAGTAAGGAATTGTATCTTGGGTTAGATGATGGAATAATAGCAATATACGATCTAAAAACATATAAACGAGTTCGAACGCTTGATACTTCCTTTAGAGGTAAAGTTTCGGTTTTTGACCCACCTAATATTATTCGGCATATTGAATTTGGTGATGTAGATAATAATCAATTTATAGATCTGGTAGCTACCAATGGTGATACTACCTACATATTCAATAATGATTACACATTAAAGTTCAAAATACCCAAAGGAGCTCCTCATTTTAAAATTGGGAATATTGACTCTGATAATAAAAATGAGATAATCTACTCTGACGGCGATATCGTTGAGATAGTAGATCAAAATGTTCAGCAGAAGTATACTTTTTTCACTGAAGATGTTGGCCTCGATATTGGGTTAGCTCAAATAGATGATGATGGAATATTGGATGTGGTATATGGGTCAAATAACTCTATATATGCCTATAATTTTAACACTAATCAACTCATTTGGGAAAGTTCTTGGGAATCCCCTGATCAAGAGCACTATGTTACGGGGATATGGTTGGGTGATTACAATGAAGACCAAAAAACTGATGTTTTAGTAGGAGACCAACGAGAAGACCTAATATTCGGAATTAATGGTGAAACTGGGAAAGAGGAATTTACATTAAAAGCAAAAACACATGATCCACCTGTTAATGTAGCAGTAGCTAACCTTGATACGGATGCTGCCTTAGAAATCGTCTGGTCAGTAGGAGCTGCCTGTACGTGCAGTGACCATTTTTTTATAGTTGATTTAGAAACCGAACTCCAGGAGTGGCAAAGCCGCCACTGGTACAGTGATTTCAAGGCCTTCGATGTGGGTGATGTAGATAATGATGGTGATAATGAGATCGTTGTAGCTAAGTATCCCTACGGTGAACTAGACAGCGATGGTGCTTAG
- the tnpC gene encoding IS66 family transposase: MDAALRAENQALREQNEVLRQELAELKRLVFGSERFIGSSGEGQLSLLAEEPDIKRATPEKQTYSQKVPKSTTVTPPSRKLLPAHLPRVEVVLEPEEDTSNMKKIGEQVSEELDYEPAKLFVRRYVRPRYVSNEETFHMTALPNRPIDKGIPGSGLLAQILMDKFVDHLPVYRQVQRYERLGIKLSESTLGGWLSSTCQLLTPLYDALRQCVLSQTYLQADETPIPVLDKKKKGKTHRGYQWAYHSVKDRLVFFDYQPGRGREGPKECLKNFQGYLQTDGYEAYEWLNAQRDDITLLHCMAHARRYFEKALDSDAERAGHALSQIQKLYAVERHARQADLSDQQRYVLRQQQAVPVLEELHAWLLEQATSVLPKSLIGKAATYSLRRIKTLSLYTSDGRLEIDNNLIENTIRPIALGRKNYLFAGSHAAAQRIAVFYSLLGSCKLHNIEPYSYLKDILERLPDHPISQIDELLPHRWKPRLTKQEERLSTIAV, encoded by the coding sequence ATGGATGCTGCTTTACGGGCTGAGAACCAAGCTTTGCGTGAACAGAACGAAGTGTTACGCCAAGAGTTGGCCGAACTGAAGCGGCTGGTTTTCGGTAGCGAACGCTTCATAGGGTCATCTGGGGAAGGGCAACTCAGTTTACTAGCCGAGGAACCAGATATAAAAAGAGCAACCCCTGAAAAACAGACCTACTCACAAAAAGTCCCTAAATCAACTACGGTTACGCCCCCATCGCGGAAACTGCTACCGGCTCACCTGCCCCGTGTAGAAGTCGTACTAGAACCCGAAGAAGACACGTCCAATATGAAGAAAATCGGAGAACAAGTGAGCGAGGAACTAGATTATGAACCAGCTAAACTGTTTGTGCGACGTTACGTCCGACCTCGTTACGTGAGTAATGAGGAAACGTTTCATATGACTGCTTTACCCAACCGCCCGATTGATAAGGGCATACCGGGCTCGGGGCTACTGGCGCAAATCCTGATGGATAAGTTCGTGGATCATCTTCCCGTCTATCGGCAGGTACAGCGCTACGAGCGGTTAGGCATCAAGCTCTCAGAAAGCACACTAGGTGGCTGGTTGAGTAGTACCTGCCAGCTACTTACCCCCCTCTATGATGCCTTGCGCCAGTGTGTGCTCAGCCAGACGTACTTACAAGCGGACGAGACGCCAATTCCAGTATTGGACAAGAAAAAGAAAGGGAAAACCCACCGGGGGTATCAATGGGCGTATCATAGTGTGAAAGACCGGCTGGTCTTCTTTGATTATCAGCCCGGACGAGGCAGGGAAGGGCCTAAAGAATGCTTGAAAAACTTTCAAGGCTATTTGCAAACCGATGGTTATGAAGCCTATGAGTGGTTGAATGCCCAGCGCGATGATATTACCCTGCTGCACTGTATGGCCCATGCCCGACGGTATTTTGAAAAAGCCCTGGACAGCGATGCCGAACGGGCGGGACATGCCCTATCCCAAATACAGAAGCTCTATGCCGTAGAACGTCATGCCCGGCAAGCCGACTTGTCCGACCAGCAACGCTATGTACTACGCCAACAGCAGGCTGTACCTGTACTGGAAGAGTTACACGCCTGGCTACTGGAACAAGCAACCAGTGTATTGCCTAAAAGCCTGATCGGTAAAGCCGCCACCTACTCGCTGCGTCGTATCAAAACCTTATCGTTATATACCAGCGATGGGCGGTTGGAGATCGATAATAACCTCATAGAAAACACTATCCGCCCCATTGCTTTGGGCCGGAAAAACTACCTGTTCGCCGGTAGCCATGCGGCCGCTCAACGTATCGCGGTATTCTATAGTCTGTTGGGTAGTTGTAAGCTTCACAACATCGAACCCTATAGCTATCTGAAAGATATTCTGGAACGGTTGCCTGATCATCCTATCAGTCAGATAGACGAACTGCTACCCCACCGATGGAAACCCCGGCTAACCAAGCAAGAAGAGAGGCTAAGCACCATCGCTGTCTAG